The Salvia hispanica cultivar TCC Black 2014 unplaced genomic scaffold, UniMelb_Shisp_WGS_1.0 HiC_scaffold_896, whole genome shotgun sequence genomic sequence tcccccattaggagtcacactttgattgggcacgggttttaagaaatgtaaagaaaagttggttgaaaaagttagtgggatgtggaacccatttttttatattgattttataataaaatgtgagtgaattgagttagtggaatgtggaacctacttactatttatggtaaaaatgaagtgtgactcttaatcggggacggaccgaaatggaaaagtgtgactcttaatcggggacggaccgaaatggaaaagtgtgactcttaattggggacggagggagtaatatattaagAATAGAGTAAATGTCGACGACATAGGTGGTATATCGgagatgaaaaataataaatgaagagCATGAACTGTCATCAACCGCCACCAAGCTTGACTCTCCGCAAAATAACAGATAGAAGATAGCCATTTGAACATAGTAAATGTTATTCCAATCGTTATCGGTTTTGTCCTAAATTCAACATTTTGCCCCTTTCATTTGGATTCGGCAGTTCAACCGCCTACTATCTTTGTCTTTCTATACCAACTAttaccattttatttaatagtactattttcattcatcCTATAATTtcgttttctaattttgtcaTTGAATAAACGAcccaaaattcaatatttatacCAAATTTTGGTTCGATAGGACACAATTAACCGGATTATATTCATTACAAGTCCACTTCACAGTAGGGGCGTAGCGCAGTTAGCAACTGCGAAACGATTCTGCACTCATCATCGCTATGAACTGACAGCTGTTGACACACAAATCCTTACTAAAACAAAACCAGAGCTCCTCCCATTTACACACAATCAAAATCCTCAATCACCATGGGCGAAGCTCACCAAGACATCAATGGTTAGTTGTAACATCTCCTCCTTAATCAATTACTCTTTAATCTccctttattattattattatgttaattaaatCACCCTCTCTCTTTAGGTCTGAAACCAGAATCAGCACCAGCAGTTGAGACCTCACCAGAAGAAATCACCACGAAACCTCTAACAAAAAGGTACAAATGGTGGCTGAAAATGCTCGTCTACTCCTTCTTCGTCCTCGCCGGCCAGTCCGTGGGAACCATCCTCGGCCGTGTCTACTACGACAACGGCGGCAAGAGCAACTGGATGGCCACACTCGTCCAAGTCATCGGCTTCCCCGTCCTCATCCCCTTCCAATTCTTCACCACCACCAATAACAACAACTttcacgataacgacacgaacctgATCATCAACACGCGCCGCCAGAAGCTCCACCTGGCGGCGTTCTACGTGGCCATCGGCATCTTCCTGGCAGTCGACTGCATGCTCTACTCCATCGGGCTGCAGTACCTCCCCGTGACCACCTACACCCTCCTCTGCGCCAGCCAGCTCGGCTTCAACGCCGTCTTCTCCCTCTTCCTCAACCGCCAGCGCTTCACCCCTTTCATCATCAACTCCCTCTTCCTCCTCACCGTCTCCTCCGCCCTCCTCGTCTTCGAACCCGACACTGCCACAGGCGGTCCCACCAAAATCTCCAAGCGGAAATACGCAATCGGATTCATATGCACCCTCGCGGCCTCCGCCGGCTACGCGATCATGCTGTCGCTCACGCAGCTGGCGTTTCAGCATCTGATCAAGAGGGAAACCACACGCGCGATCGTCGACATGACCGTCTACCAGAACCTGGTGGCCACCGTCGCGATCGTCGCCGGGCTGTTCGCGGCCGGAGACTGGCGGCGCCTGGGGGCGGAGATGGAGGGGTTCAAGACGGGGAGGGTTTCGTATGTGATGAATCTGTTTTGGACGGCGGTGTCGTGGCAGGTGTTCGGGGTGGGGTGTATTGGGCTGATCTTTAAGGTTTCGTCGTTGTTTTCGAATGTGATCAGCATTTTGGGGCTGCCGGCGGCGCCGGTGCTGGCGGTGATCTTTATCGGGGACAGGCTGACCGGGCTGAAGGCAGTGTCGATGCTGCTGGCGGTGTGGGGGTTCGTGTCCTACATCTACCAGCATTATCTTGATGATCGGAAGaggaaggaattggagagatcaGGAAGCGATGGTGGTGTGGAGCTTCCTCTTGTTGATGAAAGAGCATCTCCGGTTACATCTTAgactttaattttcatttttgtgaaTTCTTGATTATCGATTAAACTGTGGTTTATCGTTTGCTTCGTGACTGTGATGACACGAACTTCCGACCTATTAGTTGAAAGGAACACATTGCAAAGTGCAAACTAAATTGTTCTATCTATGTTATGAATTGTGAGAAAGGGATCTTGGAGTGAACTCATGAATTGATTAGGGTTCTCTGTTCCCACCaaattttaccataaaatttgtcaaatGTGGTCTACTTGTCATCACAATTTTAAGGAACATAAAGCAATGGTGGATCTAAGCAGGGTGTGGCCATGACTTTATAATCAACTCATAAGAGCCGAAAAAGTATTAAATTCAGCATTTAGAGTTGTCATCGTGTGCAAATGATCGTCACTGAACAGAAGGTTAGATGGACGGACGCGTTCGAGAGTCATTTGTCGTAAAAAGAAGATGCAAATGGCAAAATCACTAGTAGCTCTTGGAGAAGATCAACAACTAGGACCACTTCTTGAGTGGGgtcaaatcaatataaaaagtatATACTTACACAATGAAATTCTAGTTCAACGGCTGTAATAGTTTggatattgtttaattttccttttttctagGCAAAGTGGAGTATGCCAACAATTGTGGAAGACTAGTAAAGCACTTAATTACGCAACTAAGCATCACCATTGGAGCTATAAAGCCTATAATGAGACCATGTCCCAAAATCTAAGATATTTTCATTGAATTCCATTGTGGTGAATTAAGGTTTAAAATAGTGATCattttgtttgtcctcaacataacaataaatatcCAAGATTGCGAATATAGTCCTACGCCATCTTGGacccaataaataaatactcatgTGTGACAAGACAACtgcatttattaattttgatggacaTTCGAGCCCACctctataaatattaaagGGAGGTTGAAAAGTCCAAAATGCTGCTCATTCATTCATGTGAACGTTGTTTATACACTAGAACTTCAATTGTTGATGAATTTCTGTCCACacactagtagtactataaatagGTATTATTCAGTTCACAGTCCAAGAAAAGGctacaattattaatttgatttaatgagCCAAAATCTATTCGGCAAAGTCCAAAAATTGCACTCGTgcaaatatattactactacctGTTCCTcaaatattgacatattttaacttgatacgggttttaagaaatataatgaaaagtgagtgaaaaagttggtgaaatgtgggtcctaattttaaagtattagttttataataggaatgagttagtagaatatgagctccactactaaaaatggtaaaaactgatcgaaatggtaaactgtgtcaaactttcagggacggagataatattatttaatgaccCCAAACAAAATACACACCAGATTTTCcattcaatatatattactcATTGGATTTTTTGagtaaataatagtagtatggGATAATATGTTATACTATGAACATGCTCACATCCACTAAACGAAATTACCACATCATTTAACACGGCTATCAAGGATTTGACATGgaaacacattttattttttgataccACAAGTACTCATAGTGTACCAATTCTAATAAACGACAGTATAACATTTCATCAACAATCCGTTGTAGTCTAGTTGGTTAGGATACTCGGCTCTCACCCGAGAGACCCGGGTTCAAGTCCCGGCAacggaatttttttttatttttttattttgaataatctGATAGAATGCAGATGCTCTTTTGGTGCTAAGAATATTTCATGATGTCCGTGTAAATGTCTCCCGCGAACTCTTCGGCCAAAATGTTCCGAGAACTTTGACCGTGCTCGGAAACTACTTGCTACGCTACTTTCATTGTTTTTCCCCGATGTTTCATACCGttcttttcatatttgaaaAGTGCTCAATATTTTAGTTGATTGTTCGGGAGCTTGATGATGTATGCTCGGTAAATTCCCCtttttatagtgaactatGAAAGTCACGTTTATTGCGCATAGAACTCACACTATGAATGTGCATGTTCAAGAATCACAAATCTACGTGGGAGTATAATTCTGAATACCAATCAATAAAATCGATTAGATTCAAACAAGTAAATATATGCTTTGCATAGCAAACATCGTACACTTCCTATTGTCCCAATGCCAAAAATcctataaaaaaacaaagcgTCTTGATTTCTACTTTCTCCATGGATATACCGATTCAAGCAACGGACTCCAACTCCACAGATAACAATGCCAATTCAAACAAGAACAATACGTCGCAATACAAGAAATGGTCGGAACCGGCGGTCTATTCACTCCTCGTCCTCACCGGCCAGTCAGCAGCGACGCTTCTTGGCAGATTATACTACGAAAAAGGCGGCAAATCCAAATACATGGCGGCGCTGGTGCAGACTGCCGGCTTCCCACTACTTGTCCctttcatcttcatcatcaaatCAAGAAACAAACAAACCTCGGATCGTTCCTCCGATCACGTTCTAGCGCTCCCCGCTCTATACGCGTGTTTCGGCACTTTTCTTGCATTCATTTGCATGTTATATTCCGTCGGCCTCATGTATCTCCCTCTCTCAACCTTCTCCCTCATCTGCGCCACCCAGCTCGGATTCAACGCCCTCTTCTCTAACCTCATCAACGCTCAGAAACTCAGCCCCACAGCTATCAATTCCGTGTTCCTCCTCACACTCTCCTCGGTCCTCCTCGCCCTGCAGCCGGGCGCGGCCTTGGCGGCGCCCGGAGGTAAGTACGTGGCGGGGTTCGCGTGCACGCTGGGCGGCGCGGCAGCGTACGCACTGGTGCAGTCAGCCGAGCAGCTGGCGTACGGGAAGGTGTTGAGGCGGCAGACGGTGAAGGAGATCATGGACGTGATTTTCTACGAGTCGATGGTGGCGAGTTTGGTGCTCGTGTTGGG encodes the following:
- the LOC125200301 gene encoding probable purine permease 10, which gives rise to MGEAHQDINGLKPESAPAVETSPEEITTKPLTKRYKWWLKMLVYSFFVLAGQSVGTILGRVYYDNGGKSNWMATLVQVIGFPVLIPFQFFTTTNNNNFHDNDTNLIINTRRQKLHLAAFYVAIGIFLAVDCMLYSIGLQYLPVTTYTLLCASQLGFNAVFSLFLNRQRFTPFIINSLFLLTVSSALLVFEPDTATGGPTKISKRKYAIGFICTLAASAGYAIMLSLTQLAFQHLIKRETTRAIVDMTVYQNLVATVAIVAGLFAAGDWRRLGAEMEGFKTGRVSYVMNLFWTAVSWQVFGVGCIGLIFKVSSLFSNVISILGLPAAPVLAVIFIGDRLTGLKAVSMLLAVWGFVSYIYQHYLDDRKRKELERSGSDGGVELPLVDERASPVTS
- the LOC125200303 gene encoding purine permease 21-like, coding for MDIPIQATDSNSTDNNANSNKNNTSQYKKWSEPAVYSLLVLTGQSAATLLGRLYYEKGGKSKYMAALVQTAGFPLLVPFIFIIKSRNKQTSDRSSDHVLALPALYACFGTFLAFICMLYSVGLMYLPLSTFSLICATQLGFNALFSNLINAQKLSPTAINSVFLLTLSSVLLALQPGAALAAPGGKYVAGFACTLGGAAAYALVQSAEQLAYGKVLRRQTVKEIMDVIFYESMVASLVLVLGLFGSGEWWQLKGEVEGFEMGKAGYAAVVVGSAAAWQVFGVGMVALIIKISAVFGNVVSAVGVGVVPVVAVVVFKDEMSGVKVVALLLALWGSLSYVYHHFLVHHHPTHNGHVDPLPETCTSADS